A DNA window from Lusitaniella coriacea LEGE 07157 contains the following coding sequences:
- a CDS encoding flotillin family protein yields MLFWLALLESLPSISTVEVDKEIQELSPGFNRKTEEILIAQNASSVEQPIALQNFGNGILFPASLVVGVFVLLVLSLWSYKLVYKITPNNEAFVRTGGLFVKQQTVILHGGCVVLPGFHELTRVPLREISIDVERTDHLAVRTQDYLRANMRVTFYVCISADKEDVKNAAARLSKKGMISEVDIKEALEKRADDAIRAAAKKKSLAEIDSDKLGFADEVYNLIQQDLKKVGLTLNNIAISEIEESDTYDENNFFDAQGVKLRTETIQRSIQQKREVELLTKVTIEQQELDAEKRSLQISQETEAAQLNQTKEVAALRLTQQQEIEALTAQREREIQEAKDKEAAKIERNKILQEKAVEEENIHKKLSIQQSQIEADIALEEQNKKLKVAQIVQKQEAEVAEIARQQMVDAELLRARIDVAEAERESKTAQEEAAIAIANKERDRLVAEAERAQAEAGVITAQEVEGAERERQLSAIAAEKEAEKQRISQQNVVELDVFRRRRQAEIARQAAELEAESIRTLAEANRIKALAEAEGSQALIEAENALSTANRVAKLLEGILPDIAEKLPEISRNLAPQRGVLGETKIYSFPGANGTNGNGSGVGDINKLLLSTSGLSLINTLLDEGKLGTLAAQVKQLLSSEETKPSQTTPKPPAQTLRPSQSAAKPQTPPPSSQKPNNTPRDRA; encoded by the coding sequence ATGTTATTTTGGCTTGCACTACTAGAATCATTACCCTCTATTTCTACTGTTGAAGTAGATAAAGAAATCCAGGAATTGAGTCCTGGTTTTAATCGCAAAACTGAAGAGATATTAATTGCTCAAAATGCCTCTTCTGTGGAACAACCCATCGCACTCCAAAATTTTGGTAATGGAATTTTGTTTCCGGCTAGCCTTGTTGTTGGCGTTTTCGTCTTACTCGTTCTAAGTTTGTGGTCTTACAAACTGGTTTACAAGATTACGCCCAATAACGAAGCTTTTGTAAGAACGGGTGGACTCTTTGTCAAACAACAAACGGTTATTCTCCACGGCGGATGTGTCGTTTTGCCGGGATTTCACGAACTGACTCGCGTGCCATTGCGTGAGATTTCTATTGATGTGGAACGGACGGATCATTTAGCGGTTCGCACGCAGGATTATTTACGAGCAAATATGCGCGTTACTTTCTATGTTTGCATTAGCGCGGATAAGGAAGATGTGAAAAATGCGGCAGCGAGATTGTCGAAGAAGGGAATGATTTCCGAAGTAGATATTAAAGAGGCACTGGAAAAACGCGCTGACGATGCTATCCGTGCTGCCGCGAAGAAGAAGAGTTTAGCGGAAATTGATTCGGATAAATTAGGGTTTGCGGATGAAGTCTATAACTTGATTCAGCAAGACCTAAAAAAAGTGGGTTTAACGCTGAATAATATCGCGATTTCCGAGATTGAAGAAAGTGATACCTACGATGAAAATAACTTCTTCGACGCGCAAGGCGTGAAGTTGAGAACGGAAACAATTCAGCGTTCGATTCAACAAAAACGAGAGGTCGAACTCTTAACAAAAGTGACGATCGAACAGCAAGAACTCGATGCAGAGAAAAGATCGCTACAAATTAGTCAAGAGACAGAAGCGGCGCAACTCAATCAAACTAAAGAAGTCGCGGCATTGAGATTAACGCAGCAGCAAGAAATTGAGGCACTTACGGCACAACGAGAGCGAGAAATTCAAGAGGCAAAAGATAAGGAAGCGGCAAAGATCGAACGCAATAAAATTTTGCAGGAAAAGGCAGTTGAGGAGGAAAATATTCACAAAAAACTGTCCATTCAGCAAAGTCAAATTGAAGCGGATATTGCTTTGGAGGAACAGAATAAAAAGCTGAAAGTAGCTCAAATTGTGCAAAAACAAGAAGCAGAAGTAGCGGAAATTGCACGCCAGCAAATGGTGGATGCGGAGTTGTTGCGGGCGCGGATTGATGTTGCGGAGGCAGAAAGAGAGTCGAAAACCGCTCAAGAGGAAGCCGCGATCGCGATCGCGAACAAGGAACGCGATCGACTCGTGGCTGAAGCAGAACGGGCGCAAGCGGAAGCAGGCGTAATTACCGCTCAAGAAGTGGAAGGTGCAGAACGGGAACGCCAACTTTCCGCGATCGCGGCAGAAAAAGAAGCCGAAAAGCAGCGAATTTCCCAACAAAACGTCGTCGAACTCGATGTTTTCCGCCGTCGCCGTCAAGCGGAAATCGCTCGTCAAGCCGCAGAATTGGAAGCGGAATCGATTCGCACCCTTGCTGAAGCAAACAGAATAAAAGCCCTCGCTGAAGCGGAAGGGAGTCAAGCGCTAATTGAAGCGGAAAATGCCCTCAGTACTGCAAACCGCGTTGCCAAGCTTTTAGAAGGCATTCTTCCCGATATTGCTGAGAAATTGCCGGAAATCTCGCGAAATCTCGCACCCCAGCGTGGCGTTTTGGGCGAGACAAAAATTTACTCTTTCCCTGGTGCAAATGGCACGAACGGCAACGGTTCTGGTGTTGGAGATATTAATAAACTCTTACTCTCCACGAGTGGTTTGTCCTTGATTAATACCCTCCTGGATGAAGGGAAATTGGGAACCCTCGCAGCGCAGGTTAAGCAACTCTTGAGTTCTGAGGAGACAAAACCAAGCCAAACCACGCCGAAACCGCCAGCTCAAACTCTAAGACCTTCGCAATCGGCGGCTAAACCTCAAACGCCTCCTCCTTCCTCTCAAAAACCAAACAATACTCCACGCGATCGCGCTTAA
- a CDS encoding OB-fold-containig protein codes for MLYDLANLPYWLLLGLGVALFIFVIASGGGDDDLDLDADGDWWDVDADAEVDGDFDFSVVHILGWLGVGKVPLILLLATDFSFWGLIGWMLNVFVARFTGRIPTTFFGIGGLIFVASFISSLFVGSWISRPIGKLFAPFGQDASGDRLIGCVGTVVSKKIPSVIEGKIGQVDVSDAEQNLVSVSATIPQWATAIPHRGQLVLVIDRRTHSYLVIAKDTSDEDKWLANEQDIRDSHRN; via the coding sequence ATGCTCTACGATCTTGCAAACCTCCCCTATTGGCTCCTTTTAGGACTTGGTGTCGCATTGTTCATCTTCGTTATCGCCTCTGGCGGGGGAGACGACGATCTCGATTTAGATGCGGATGGGGACTGGTGGGATGTGGATGCAGACGCGGAAGTTGACGGAGACTTCGATTTCAGCGTCGTTCACATTCTCGGATGGTTGGGGGTGGGGAAAGTTCCCCTGATTCTTTTACTCGCCACCGACTTTAGCTTTTGGGGGTTAATCGGTTGGATGCTCAACGTCTTTGTTGCAAGATTTACCGGAAGAATTCCAACCACTTTTTTCGGAATTGGCGGGTTGATCTTTGTAGCTTCTTTTATCTCCAGTTTGTTTGTTGGCAGTTGGATTTCTCGTCCCATTGGTAAGTTATTTGCACCCTTCGGACAAGATGCGAGTGGAGATCGCCTGATTGGTTGTGTGGGAACGGTTGTTTCCAAAAAAATCCCCTCGGTGATTGAAGGAAAAATCGGTCAGGTCGATGTTTCAGATGCCGAACAAAATCTTGTTAGCGTGAGCGCAACAATTCCCCAATGGGCAACAGCAATCCCACATCGGGGACAACTCGTTCTCGTGATCGATCGTCGGACGCATAGTTATTTAGTCATTGCCAAAGATACGTCCGATGAAGATAAATGGCTGGCAAACGAACAGGATATTCGCGATTCCCATAGGAACTAA
- a CDS encoding CHAT domain-containing protein, whose translation MDEQRIQAYLALIQELLACPGGEENQVLNRHSELIDEGFVQMCGVVAEQMRGEGGEDEAGFLLQVAQQVAEYLQNAEKPRRGATLAPETASESCDGTQPNATPEEYFRFLMQVLQAIVESKNNPQVVYPILAQHQDKLDLVFAEILKRWFEAELDPDDSEKNQALAAILNSFAVDIQEFPLGSRANNIEIAIAAYEKALQIRTREAFPQDWAMTQNNLGNAYSDRITGERAENLDRAIASYNNALQIRTREAFPQDWATTQNNLGTAYNNRITGERAENLDRAIRIYQEALEVCTRTAFPQNHTETLNNLGFTYQDQSRHYTADPEKKQTALHNAYNTFEQALDTVEFLRGEIVSGDEAKRKLNEEWNRLYRGMVEVCLELGNHNTAIEYVDRSKARNLVELIAIRDAYPECEIPSKVRQRLQDLRQAIDEEERRLNQDPNPNYTHITQLRQEFQNKFPYKPVTFDQIQGLLDEETAILEWYILGDKFLTFTLTSQTLNLWTSSEDDLEQLGNWAVEYLTAYYQSKEPLQKASDALKEAKTDEETKEAQRLLKEAQEIWQNPLAERLEILAQILHLDEILHNLFENFPSCKKLILIPHRYLHLFPLHALPIVISVGADGIRPVPPRNKTPEDASIAPLQELFGNGVAYAPNCQLLQQAQNRSRPDFKSLFAIQNPKENLAFADLEVETISNIFPKPTILERKKAKKSALLSSREDLTQTNHLYFSCHAAFNNTSPLDSGLELADGILTLEDIISSLNLSRCSLVTLSACETGQVAIDTTDEYISLASGFILAGSPSVIVTQWSVNQVSTALLLMKTYETLQQNPGKLTIALKTAQIWLRDTTVEGFKEWVQQSPLLTNSWRKTLQTFFNNMADNKDRKPYQSPYHWAAFCVVGKGEQKMASDADKIQAFVSLIEENTDKLVAEHGQSLSELRNQLGDDDEKNVEVIEKWLQDTDNQLYQTYSQTLDSINPLLGATGEKGFGGSKATPKKTSKSLQEIIGNITKRNTNPPPSPEQKSNPPS comes from the coding sequence ATGGACGAACAACGCATTCAAGCTTACCTCGCGCTGATTCAAGAACTCCTTGCTTGTCCCGGTGGGGAAGAAAACCAAGTCCTCAATCGCCATTCGGAATTGATTGATGAAGGATTTGTTCAAATGTGCGGCGTGGTGGCGGAACAGATGCGAGGGGAGGGGGGAGAAGATGAGGCGGGGTTTTTGCTTCAGGTGGCGCAACAGGTGGCGGAATATCTCCAAAATGCGGAAAAACCTCGTAGGGGCGCAACGCTTGCGCCCGAAACCGCGTCCGAATCTTGCGACGGAACTCAACCCAACGCAACACCGGAGGAGTATTTCAGATTTTTAATGCAGGTGTTGCAAGCTATCGTTGAAAGCAAAAACAATCCCCAGGTCGTTTATCCGATCCTCGCGCAGCATCAAGACAAACTCGACCTAGTTTTTGCAGAGATTCTCAAACGGTGGTTTGAAGCCGAACTCGACCCCGATGATTCAGAGAAAAATCAAGCTTTGGCGGCAATCCTGAATAGTTTTGCGGTTGATATTCAAGAATTTCCCTTGGGAAGTCGAGCAAATAATATTGAAATCGCGATCGCGGCATACGAAAAAGCCCTCCAAATCCGTACCCGCGAAGCCTTTCCCCAAGATTGGGCAATGACCCAAAACAACCTGGGCAATGCCTACTCCGACCGCATCACCGGAGAGCGAGCCGAAAACCTCGACCGCGCGATCGCCTCCTACAACAACGCCCTCCAAATCCGTACCCGCGAAGCCTTTCCCCAAGATTGGGCAACGACCCAAAACAACCTGGGGACTGCCTACAACAACCGCATCACCGGAGAGCGAGCCGAAAACCTCGACCGCGCGATCCGCATTTATCAAGAAGCTCTTGAAGTCTGTACCCGTACCGCTTTCCCCCAAAACCACACAGAAACCCTCAATAACTTAGGCTTCACCTACCAAGATCAATCTCGCCACTACACCGCAGACCCCGAAAAGAAACAAACCGCTCTCCACAACGCCTACAACACCTTTGAACAAGCCCTCGATACCGTCGAATTCCTGCGAGGCGAAATCGTTTCTGGTGACGAAGCCAAACGCAAACTCAACGAAGAATGGAACAGACTCTATCGCGGCATGGTGGAAGTGTGCCTAGAGTTGGGCAACCACAACACTGCTATTGAATACGTTGACCGCAGCAAAGCCCGCAACCTCGTGGAACTCATCGCCATCCGCGACGCATACCCCGAATGCGAAATTCCTTCTAAAGTTCGCCAACGCCTGCAAGACCTCCGCCAAGCCATCGACGAGGAAGAACGCCGCCTCAACCAAGACCCCAACCCCAACTACACCCACATCACCCAATTGCGGCAGGAATTCCAAAACAAATTCCCCTACAAACCCGTCACCTTCGACCAAATCCAAGGATTATTGGACGAAGAAACCGCGATTCTCGAATGGTATATCCTCGGCGACAAATTCCTCACCTTTACCCTCACTTCCCAAACCCTTAACCTTTGGACATCTTCTGAAGATGACTTAGAGCAATTGGGTAACTGGGCTGTTGAATACTTAACCGCTTATTACCAATCCAAAGAGCCTTTGCAAAAAGCTTCGGACGCACTAAAAGAAGCCAAAACGGACGAGGAAACAAAAGAAGCTCAGCGACTGCTGAAAGAAGCCCAAGAAATTTGGCAAAATCCCCTCGCCGAACGCCTCGAAATCCTCGCTCAAATCCTCCACCTCGACGAAATCCTCCACAACCTCTTTGAAAACTTCCCCTCCTGCAAAAAACTGATCCTCATCCCTCACCGTTACCTGCACCTGTTCCCCCTTCACGCTCTCCCCATAGTCATCTCCGTCGGGGCGGATGGCATCCGCCCTGTCCCTCCAAGGAACAAAACCCCAGAGGACGCAAGCATTGCGCCCCTACAGGAATTGTTTGGGAATGGTGTCGCCTACGCCCCCAACTGCCAACTGTTGCAACAAGCCCAAAATCGCTCCCGCCCGGACTTTAAAAGCCTCTTCGCCATCCAGAACCCCAAGGAAAACCTCGCTTTCGCCGACCTCGAAGTTGAAACCATCAGCAACATCTTCCCCAAACCCACCATCCTTGAAAGAAAGAAAGCCAAAAAATCCGCTCTCCTCTCCTCCCGCGAAGACCTCACCCAAACCAATCATCTCTACTTCTCCTGTCACGCCGCTTTCAACAACACCTCTCCCCTCGACTCCGGTTTAGAACTTGCCGATGGTATTCTCACCCTTGAAGATATCATCAGTTCTCTCAACCTCAGTCGATGCAGTCTCGTCACCCTTTCCGCCTGCGAAACCGGACAAGTCGCAATTGACACCACCGACGAATATATCAGCCTTGCTAGCGGTTTCATCCTTGCAGGAAGTCCCAGCGTCATTGTCACCCAATGGTCGGTGAATCAAGTCTCCACCGCCCTCCTCTTGATGAAAACCTACGAAACCCTCCAACAAAATCCCGGTAAACTTACCATCGCACTCAAAACCGCTCAAATTTGGCTGCGAGACACCACCGTTGAAGGGTTTAAGGAATGGGTGCAACAGTCCCCCCTCCTGACCAACAGTTGGCGTAAGACACTCCAAACATTTTTCAACAATATGGCGGACAATAAAGATAGGAAGCCCTACCAGTCCCCCTATCATTGGGCGGCGTTTTGTGTTGTCGGAAAAGGAGAACAAAAAATGGCAAGCGATGCCGATAAAATTCAAGCGTTTGTGAGTCTCATTGAAGAAAATACCGATAAGCTTGTTGCCGAACACGGGCAGAGTTTGAGCGAACTGCGAAACCAACTCGGTGATGATGATGAAAAAAATGTGGAAGTAATTGAAAAGTGGTTGCAAGACACGGACAATCAGCTCTATCAAACCTATTCTCAAACCTTAGACTCGATTAATCCCCTATTAGGTGCAACGGGAGAAAAGGGATTTGGTGGCAGCAAAGCTACTCCAAAAAAGACCAGCAAATCTCTACAAGAGATTATCGGTAATATCACGAAACGCAATACAAATCCTCCTCCTTCTCCAGAGCAAAAATCCAATCCGCCATCGTGA
- a CDS encoding leucyl aminopeptidase: protein MQIKAVDTKPLDWTGDILALGLFEGAVEVTGDLAKLDEAFAGTIQELIAEEEFEGKAGSIATTRIGGSSAVRKLILVGLGKASDLTVETVRNSAAAVARLAKKSKVLGIGFPVVENETISAQALAEGIILALHADNRFKSEPDEKELKLESIELLGLGNREAAIEKAEAICAGTILARELVAAPANAVTPSTLAETAQDIATDYGLTLEILEKEDCEKLGMGAYLGVSMASDLPPKFIHLTYKPKGTPRRKLAIVGKGVTFDSGGLNIKGSGSGIETMKMDMGGAGATLGAARAIAQLKPDVEVHFISAAAENMISGHAMHPGDILTASNGKTIEVNNTDAEGRLTLADALVFAEKLEVDAIVDLATLTGACIVALGNKIAGLWSTDDALATQLQDAAKLAGEQFWQMPMEEVYFEGLKSPIADMKNTGPRPGGSITAALFLKEFVEKTPWAHLDIAGPVWADKEVGVNNSGATGFPVRTLVNWAMS from the coding sequence ATGCAGATTAAAGCAGTAGACACAAAACCGCTTGATTGGACTGGAGATATTCTCGCCCTTGGATTATTTGAGGGTGCTGTTGAGGTGACAGGCGACTTGGCAAAGCTGGATGAGGCGTTTGCCGGGACGATTCAAGAATTGATTGCAGAAGAAGAATTTGAAGGCAAAGCCGGGAGTATTGCAACAACTCGCATTGGGGGAAGTAGTGCGGTTCGCAAACTTATTTTAGTGGGTTTGGGGAAAGCGTCGGATCTAACAGTAGAGACTGTACGGAATAGTGCCGCAGCAGTGGCTCGCCTTGCTAAAAAGAGTAAAGTTTTGGGAATTGGTTTTCCGGTGGTGGAAAACGAGACAATTTCGGCTCAAGCTCTTGCAGAAGGGATTATTCTGGCTCTGCACGCTGATAATCGTTTCAAGTCGGAACCCGATGAGAAGGAGTTGAAGCTAGAAAGCATTGAATTGTTGGGCTTGGGCAATCGAGAGGCGGCGATTGAGAAGGCTGAGGCGATTTGTGCGGGGACGATCTTAGCACGGGAATTGGTTGCGGCTCCTGCCAATGCGGTAACGCCAAGTACCCTTGCAGAAACCGCTCAAGACATTGCGACAGATTACGGTTTAACCTTAGAAATCCTGGAAAAAGAAGACTGCGAAAAGTTGGGAATGGGGGCGTATTTGGGCGTGTCAATGGCATCGGATTTACCCCCAAAATTCATCCATCTTACCTACAAACCAAAAGGGACACCGCGTCGCAAACTGGCGATTGTGGGGAAGGGCGTAACCTTCGATTCCGGGGGATTGAACATCAAGGGATCGGGAAGTGGGATTGAAACGATGAAAATGGATATGGGCGGGGCTGGAGCCACTTTAGGGGCAGCTCGCGCGATCGCGCAACTCAAACCCGATGTTGAGGTTCATTTTATCAGTGCTGCCGCCGAGAACATGATTAGCGGTCATGCGATGCACCCCGGCGACATCCTCACCGCCTCGAATGGCAAAACCATTGAGGTCAATAATACCGATGCGGAAGGACGACTCACCTTAGCGGATGCCTTAGTTTTTGCAGAGAAATTAGAAGTTGATGCGATTGTCGATCTGGCAACCCTCACCGGAGCTTGTATTGTTGCATTGGGCAATAAAATTGCGGGGTTGTGGAGTACCGATGACGCTCTCGCGACGCAACTCCAAGACGCGGCAAAATTGGCAGGGGAACAGTTTTGGCAAATGCCAATGGAAGAGGTTTATTTCGAGGGCTTAAAGTCCCCCATTGCCGATATGAAAAATACGGGACCTCGCCCAGGCGGTTCGATTACGGCGGCACTCTTTTTAAAGGAATTTGTGGAAAAAACCCCTTGGGCGCATTTGGATATTGCGGGCCCAGTTTGGGCGGATAAAGAGGTTGGCGTTAATAATTCCGGCGCAACGGGCTTTCCGGTGAGGACGTTGGTGAATTGGGCGATGAGTTAA
- a CDS encoding methyltransferase domain-containing protein gives MTTTLYEQIRQFYDNSSELWEQIWGEHMHHGYYGRTGNHKIERRQAQINLIEELLSWADAPHPSNILDAGCGIGGSTLYLAKKYNAQAMGITLSPIQAARATERAQAANLDQTVRFQVTDAQQTPFEDNTFDWVWSLESGEHMPDKEQFLQECYRVLKPGGSLLFATWCHRPTNSLAGALTPKEQRHLEEIYRVYCLPYTISLPEYEEIAKNCGFRDLKSNDWSTAVAPFWDVVIDSAFEPQAFLGLARAGWGTVQAALSMGLMRQGYESGLIRFGLLYGVK, from the coding sequence ATGACCACCACCCTATACGAACAAATTCGGCAATTTTACGACAACTCCAGCGAACTGTGGGAACAGATTTGGGGCGAACATATGCACCACGGTTATTACGGACGTACAGGCAACCACAAAATCGAACGGCGACAAGCTCAAATCAACCTCATTGAAGAATTGCTCTCCTGGGCAGATGCTCCCCACCCAAGCAACATACTCGATGCTGGATGCGGCATAGGAGGCAGCACCCTTTACCTCGCCAAGAAGTACAATGCCCAAGCTATGGGTATCACCCTAAGCCCCATCCAAGCTGCCAGAGCAACAGAACGGGCGCAAGCGGCAAATTTAGACCAAACCGTTCGCTTTCAAGTCACCGATGCCCAACAAACCCCTTTTGAGGACAATACTTTTGACTGGGTGTGGTCCCTTGAGAGCGGCGAACATATGCCCGATAAAGAGCAGTTTTTACAAGAGTGCTATCGCGTTCTCAAACCGGGCGGTTCTCTCCTTTTTGCAACCTGGTGTCACCGTCCCACCAACTCCCTCGCGGGAGCGCTCACCCCAAAGGAACAGCGACACCTAGAAGAAATTTATCGCGTCTATTGCTTGCCCTACACGATCTCTTTACCCGAATACGAAGAAATTGCAAAAAATTGCGGTTTCCGCGACCTAAAATCCAATGATTGGTCAACAGCCGTTGCACCTTTTTGGGATGTGGTGATTGATTCCGCCTTTGAACCTCAAGCCTTCCTCGGTTTAGCCCGTGCGGGATGGGGAACCGTTCAAGCCGCCCTATCGATGGGTTTAATGCGTCAGGGTTACGAAAGCGGTTTGATTCGCTTTGGACTGCTGTACGGCGTGAAGTAA
- the rbsK gene encoding ribokinase: MSILVFGSLNMDFVAQVPRMPVPGESVLGHNFVMAAGGKGANQAVAAARLGTKTAMVGRVGRDRAGEDLLAQLHAGGVNTEGIFIDEETHSGVALIAVDDRSENQIIVVPGANGRVNREDVARLTALLTPEVSALLLQLEIPLSAVQAATQTARESGITVILDPAPAPQDFPAELYPLIDIITPNEIEATQLVGFPVRDRATATQAAQTLVERGVGTAIVKLGDRGLVCTTSTDCHFISPYSVRAIDSVAAGDAFNGGFASARDRGLSLPEALKWGAACGALTTTQSGAQPALPHREAVERLLHSTQE; encoded by the coding sequence ATGAGTATTCTTGTTTTCGGCAGTTTGAATATGGATTTTGTTGCCCAGGTTCCCCGGATGCCCGTTCCGGGAGAGTCGGTATTGGGTCACAATTTTGTCATGGCGGCGGGAGGAAAGGGTGCAAATCAAGCGGTGGCGGCGGCGCGTTTGGGGACAAAAACGGCGATGGTGGGACGGGTAGGGCGCGATCGCGCGGGAGAAGATTTATTGGCTCAATTGCACGCGGGTGGGGTCAATACAGAGGGGATTTTTATCGACGAAGAAACCCATTCTGGCGTGGCGTTAATTGCCGTAGACGATCGCAGTGAGAACCAAATTATCGTCGTTCCGGGGGCGAATGGGCGCGTCAATCGGGAGGATGTGGCGCGTTTGACTGCATTATTAACCCCAGAGGTTAGCGCGCTGCTTTTGCAATTGGAAATTCCCCTCTCCGCCGTCCAAGCAGCAACCCAAACCGCTAGAGAAAGCGGCATTACCGTGATTCTCGATCCCGCACCCGCACCGCAAGATTTTCCCGCAGAACTTTACCCCCTCATTGATATAATTACCCCCAACGAAATCGAAGCGACTCAACTGGTGGGGTTTCCCGTGCGCGATCGCGCGACTGCCACTCAAGCGGCTCAAACCCTAGTAGAACGAGGCGTTGGCACCGCAATTGTTAAGCTGGGCGATCGCGGACTAGTTTGTACCACTTCCACCGATTGCCACTTCATCTCACCCTATTCCGTGCGCGCGATCGATTCTGTTGCGGCAGGAGATGCCTTTAATGGGGGTTTTGCCTCTGCGCGCGATCGCGGACTCTCCCTACCCGAAGCCCTAAAATGGGGTGCCGCCTGCGGTGCATTAACCACAACCCAAAGCGGCGCTCAACCCGCACTACCGCACCGAGAAGCAGTCGAGCGCTTGTTACACTCAACGCAAGAGTAA
- a CDS encoding Uma2 family endonuclease codes for MTTQTLPQRSNRTLLTGVRWETYQALLSDLAENPSKQLTFDQGSLEIMTPLPEHEINKGFLGRLVQTTTEVLGLEIASLCSTTLSREDLQKGIEPDECYYITNEALVRGKINFDFTVDPVPDLAVEVDIISSSLNRLGIYGALGIEEIWRFDGKNLSIYCLNDGVYEEQERSKVLPILSKSVILNFLQRRGEMGENALFREFRKWLQNHA; via the coding sequence ATGACAACTCAAACTTTACCCCAACGGTCAAATCGAACGCTATTAACGGGGGTGCGCTGGGAAACGTATCAGGCTTTGTTATCAGATTTGGCAGAAAATCCAAGCAAACAATTAACCTTTGACCAAGGCTCATTGGAAATTATGACTCCTTTGCCAGAACACGAAATCAATAAGGGGTTTCTGGGGCGATTGGTGCAAACAACGACGGAGGTTTTGGGTTTAGAGATCGCAAGTCTTTGTTCGACGACGTTGAGTCGGGAAGACTTGCAAAAAGGGATTGAACCCGATGAGTGCTACTACATTACGAATGAAGCATTAGTGCGGGGAAAAATTAATTTTGATTTTACGGTTGACCCCGTTCCCGATTTAGCTGTTGAGGTGGATATTATAAGCAGTTCTTTAAATCGGTTGGGAATTTATGGAGCGTTAGGAATTGAGGAAATTTGGCGATTTGATGGAAAAAATTTATCAATTTATTGTTTAAATGATGGGGTTTATGAGGAGCAAGAACGGTCTAAGGTTTTACCGATTTTGTCGAAGTCTGTTATTTTGAATTTTTTACAGCGACGGGGTGAAATGGGGGAAAATGCTCTGTTTCGCGAGTTTCGCAAATGGTTACAAAATCACGCCTAA